In Paenibacillus ihbetae, the following are encoded in one genomic region:
- the rpsF gene encoding 30S ribosomal protein S6, whose amino-acid sequence MRKYEVMYIIRPDIEQEAVQAAVEKFQGIISNGGEITKHEVMGKRRLAYEIKKFRDGVYVLVNFNATPDVVAELERLMKISDEVIRYLITNDVA is encoded by the coding sequence ATGCGCAAATATGAAGTGATGTACATTATTCGTCCTGACATTGAACAAGAAGCTGTTCAAGCTGCAGTCGAAAAATTCCAAGGCATCATCTCCAACGGCGGAGAAATTACGAAGCACGAAGTAATGGGTAAGCGCCGCCTTGCGTATGAGATCAAGAAATTCCGTGATGGCGTCTACGTTCTGGTTAACTTCAACGCAACACCAGATGTTGTAGCAGAACTTGAGCGTCTCATGAAGATTTCTGACGAAGTAATTCGTTATCTCATCACGAACGACGTTGCTTAA